The following are from one region of the Populus trichocarpa isolate Nisqually-1 chromosome 8, P.trichocarpa_v4.1, whole genome shotgun sequence genome:
- the LOC7497787 gene encoding B-box zinc finger protein 32, whose translation MAVKVCELCQREAGLYCDSDAAFLCFECDSNVHNANFVVSRHLRRVICSACNSLTGGSFSGTAPSLRRVTCLSCSPENKELDSISCSSSCSSTLSSACISTTETTRFENTRKGVETSCVTNIPARFSGGRLKRSRNLRSECVFVNWCERLGLNGNLVVQRATRAIALCFGRLVLPFRVSLAASFWFGVRSCGDKSVTTWQDLRRLEEVSGVPRKMISAVEMKIEHALRSRRLELHKNMEEGWADSTDCSA comes from the coding sequence ATGGCTGTTAAAGTTTGTGAGCTTTGCCAGAGAGAAGCTGGTCTCTACTGCGATTCAGATGCTGCGTTTCTTTGTTTCGAATGTGATTCTAACGTTCATAATGCTAACTTCGTTGTTTCCCGTCATCTCCGCCGTGTAATTTGCTCCGCTTGCAATTCTCTCACAGGAGGTTCATTCTCCGGCACCGCCCCATCTCTTCGCCGTGTCACCTGCCTCTCTTGCTCGCCGGAAAACAAAGAATTGGACTCCATCTCCTGCTCTTCATCCTGTTCCAGTACTTTATCCTCTGCTTGCATTTCAACCACCGAAACGACGCGCTTTGAGAACACAAGAAAAGGTGTCGAAACCAGCTGCGTCACCAATATTCCGGCAAGATTTTCCGGGGGGCGGTTGAAGAGATCGAGAAATTTGAGGTCAGAGTGTGTTTTTGTGAATTGGTGCGAAAGGTTGGGGCTCAATGGTAATTTAGTGGTGCAGAGAGCCACTCGGGCGATAGCGCTGTGCTTTGGGAGACTGGTTTTGCCGTTCAGAGTGAGCTTAGCAGCGTCGTTTTGGTTCGGGGTCAGATCATGTGGGGACAAGTCCGTTACAACGTGGCAGGATCTGAGGAGGTTAGAGGAGGTATCTGGGGTGCCGCGGAAGATGATATCGGCCGTTGAAATGAAGATTGAACATGCGCTGCGAAGCAGGAGATTGGAGCTGCATAAAAATATGGAAGAAGGTTGGGCTGACTCGACTGACTGCTCTGCCTGA